The window AAGGGGAGGGGCTTGCGGATGGCCTTGAGGGCCAGCCCGTCGTAGCCGACCAGGATCAGATAATTGAGGATCATGAGCCCAAGGGACGCAGCCAGGCAGGGTCGGGGAATCCGGGCCAGGCTGGTCTGAATGTCCGCCAGGGAATAGTGGCTGATTTCGCGGATCAAAAGCCAGATCGCCCCGCAGGTCAGGGCGAGAACGAGCAGCGTGCCCAGTGGGCGCCAGGATGTCTTCATGGATGGGCGGGTTGTTGTTGCGGACCGGATCCACCGGGAGTCGGTCCGATCCGGGGCTCTACATGAGCATCCGTTTTGAGGCAACGCGCGACGACTTGTGTGACAAAAGGCGTTCCTAGATGGAAAACCATCGCAAGCCTGGGGCCCCAGGCAAGAGTCCCTGGCGGGTGCAGCACTCCGCGAACAGGGCGAGCGCGGCCCGCTCCCGTGCATCCAGGCCATAGTCCATGGCCCGCCAATAACGGAGCAGGTCCGGCTGGGTCAGCCAATCCGGCCGGTGGGGCAGCAGGGACAAACGGTCGAACTCCTGGTCCAAGGTGGCGGTGATGGCGGCGATGTGGCCCCGCAGACGGTCCACGAGTTGTCTGGACTCCGGAGCGAGGTGGCGGCGGACGATCCAGACGGCGAAGACAAAGGGCAGATCGGTCCAGCTTCGCCATTCGCGGGCCAGGTCGATGACGTGCATCCCTTGGGGAGGATGGACGAAGTGGCGCAGGGCCAGATTGCCGATTTCCAGAAAGGGGCGCCCCGTGGCCAATCCCGCTCCGGGCGGAACCTCTTTCCATTCGGGCGCGGGCAGACTCCATTTCTGGGACCAGAGCACCTTGAGCAGGGCCGTGGACGTGGCCGAGGCACCGGTCACGCAGACCGGACCGGGATTGGCGGCCAGCCACGCGGGCAGTTCGTCGATATCCACCGGAGACAGGAAAAGGACGCTTTGCACTTCCTCGTGGGCGCAGATGGACGCACCCGGTAGCAGCGAATAGTGTTCGGCCCGGGCCAGATATTCGAAGGCCGAGGACGGGGAAATGTCCAGGGTCCCGTCGGCCAGGGCGGCGTTGAGGTCGCTGGGGTGGCCGGGAATGTAGTGGAACGCCGGCCCCTCGGGACAGAATGATTCCAGCAGGTGAAAAACATGCCAGATATTGAGATAGTCGATACGGCCGATGTGTAGGGTCATGGTCAAAAAAAAAGGCGAGGCCGTGGCCCCGCCCGGTTGTCGCTGTGGGGTGGGCTAGCTCAGCTGAGCCAGCAGGGTGTCCTTGATGTCGTTGATGGCGCCCTCGCCGTCCAGCTCAATGTACTTGAAGCCGGCGTCCTTGGCCATGTTCTTGTAATAATAGGATGCGGCCAGGGTGCCCGTGGTGGTGTCGTAGTAGATGTCGTGACGCTTGTCGATGGCGGCTTCGTCCTGGTCATCGGCGCGGGCGGACAGTTCGCCGCCGCAGACACGGCATTTGTCGCCGTTGGGCTTGATGGCGTCGATGAAGATATTGTTGGGGTGGTTGTTGTCGTTCTTGCACAAACGGCGGCCCATGATGCGGTTCTTGGCCACCTGGCGGGGCAGGAGGATTTCAATGACAAAGTCCAGTTTGACGCCGTCGGCCTGCAGGGCCTCCCACAGCTTCTGGGCCTGCACGATGGAGCGGGGGAAGCCGTCCAGCAACCAGCCGTTGGGACTGGCGTTCTTGAGCACGTCCAGAACCATGGGGATGGTGATGTCGTCGGGGACCAGCTCGCCGCGATCGATGTATTCCTTGGCCTTCTTGCCCAATTCGGTGCCGCCGCCAATGTGCTTGCGGAAGATGGCCCCGGATTCGATGTGATCCAGGTTATACTTCTGCTTCACCAGGGAACCCTGAGTCCCCTTGCCGCTGCCATTGGGTCCGAAAATCAAAATATTCAAGGCGAGAACCTCCTGTAAAAAATTTCACAAACTACTAGCGGCACCATTTCACCCTGTCAATCAGAGATGCGGACAAGGGATGGTGTCCTCGAAAACCGGGGGCTTTGGGGAAATTGCTTCTTGACGCCTATTTCGGATTCTGCGTAACAAAAAATAGTGTCGTGCGTCGGTCGCGCGACGTCCCGACCGGCTTCATCGAGGAAGCCGTTTTTTATGTCCAAAGGAGAGACAAATCCCATGCAGAAAAATGACCTCATTAGAAATATCGCCATCATCGCCCACGTCGACCATGGCAAGACCACCCTGGTCGACGCCATGTTCCGCCAGTCCGGAGTGTTCCGCGACAATCAGGCCATGGACGACCGCGTCATGGATTCCATGGATCTGGAGCGCGAGCGGGGCATCACCATCGCCGCGAAAAATTGTTCGGTGCGTTGGAAGGACGTGAAGATCAACATCGTGGACACCCCTGGCCACGCCGATTTTGGCGGCGAGGTGGAGCGGGCCCTGTCCATGGTCGATGGCGCGGTGCTGCTGGTGGACTCCTCCGAGGGACCGCTGCCCCAGACCCGCTTCGTGCTCAAGAAGGCCCTGGACGCGGGCCTGCCCATCCTGGTTGTGGTCAACAAGATCGACCGCGCCGACGCACGGCCCCAGGAAGTGCTGGACGAGGTCTATGACCTGTTCATTGATCTGGGGGCCGACGAGGAGCAGCTGGAATTCCCGGTCCTGTACGCCATCGGTCGCGACGGCGTGGCCTCGCCCAGTCTGGACGAGCGCGGGGAAAACCTGAGCTGCCTGTTCGATCTCATTCTGGAACGCATCCCCGGCCCGTCCTTCGACCCGGCGGCGTCGTTCCAGATGCTCGTATCGGATTTGGGCTATTCCGATTATCTGGGTCGTCTTTTGATCGGCAAGGTCAAGGCCGGTCGCCTGGCCGAGAAGACCGATCTGTTGTGCATGGGCGAAAACGAGACGCAAACCGTTTTTCGCCCGTCCAAGGTCCAGGCCTACGAAGGCCTGCAGCTCAAGGACCAGCAGAGCGTGGACATGGGCGACATCGTCGTCGTTGCCGGCCTGGAAAACGCCAATATCGGTGACACCATCTGCCTCAAGGAGTCCCCGGTCCGCCTGCCGCGCATCACCGTGGACGAGCCCACCGTGTCCATGCGTTTCACCATCAATACCTCGCCCTTCGCCGGCCGCGAGGGCAAGATCGTGCAATCGCGCAAGATCAAGGACCGTTTGTTCAAGGAAGCCCTGACCAATGTCGCCATCCAGGTCGAGGAGAGCGAGGATCGGGATTCCATGATCGTCAAGGGCCGGGGCGAGTTTCAGCTGGCCATCATTATCGAGACCATGCGCCGCGAGGGTTTTGAACTGGGGGTGGGCCGTCCCGAGGTCATCTGCAAGCAAAAGGACGGCAAGCTTCTGGAACCGTTGGAACATGTCTATGTGGACTGCGACGAGGCCTTCATGGGCGTGGTCACGGAAAAATTGTCTGTCCGGCGCGGCAAGCTCCTCAATCTGGTCAACAACGGCAGCGGCCGGGTGCGCATGGAGTTTTCCGTGCCCTCGCGCGCCCTTATCGGCTATCGCGACGAGTTCCTGACCGACACCAAGGGCACGGGCATCATGAATTCGTTGTTTGACGGCTACGGCGAATATCGTGGCGATTTTCCGAGTCGCTTTTCCGGCTCCCTGGTTTGCGATCGGGCCGGTCAGGCCGTGCCGTACGCCATTTTCAATCTGGAGCCGCGCGGTCGCATGTTCGTCCGCCCCGGTGACGCCGTCTACGAGGGCATGATCATCGGTGAACACAACCGGGACAATGACATCGACATCAACCCGACCAAGGAAAAAAAGCTGACCAACTTGCGTGCCTCGGGCAAGGACGAGTCCATCATCCTCACCCCGGTGCTGCCCATGACCCTGGAGAAGGCCCTGAACTTCATCCGCGACGACGAGATGGTCGAGGTCACGCCCCAGAACATCCGGTTGCGCAAGGTCGAGCTTTCCGCCCAGAAGCGCCACTCCATGGTTGCCCGCAAGAAAAAGGTCGAAGGAAAGTGACCATGTCCAGGAAGACGTATGACGTCATCATCGTTGGCGGCGGCCCGGCCGGGTTGTTCGCGGCCTATCATCTGACCGAGCACGCCGCCTTGGATGTGCTGGTCATCGAGAAGGGTCGGTCTCCCAAGGCCCGCAACTGCCCGCTGGTGGGCGAGCAGGACTGTATTCATTGCAAGCCCTGCAACATCCTCTCGGGCATGGGCGGAGCCGGGCTGTTTTCCGATGGCAAGCTCAACTTCATCCACAAGTTGGGCAAGACCGATCTGACCCAGTTCATGAGCGCCGGTCGGGCCATGAAGTTGATCGATGAAACCGAGGCCATTTTCAACCGCTTCGGCATGGACGGCAAGGTTTACCCGACCAACATTGAGGAGGCGCGGTCCATCCGCAAGGAAGCACGGAAATTCGGCATCGATCTGCTCGTCATCAAGCAGAAGCATCTGGGCAGCGACAACCTGCCCGGACACATCACCGGCATGGTCGAGTACATCGAGTCCAAGGGCGTGACCGTGGCCACCAACGAGGAGGTCCAGGACGTTCTGGTGGAGAACGGCGAGATCCAGGGCGTGGTGTCGGCCAAGGGCAAGTATTACGCCAAAAATGTCATCCTGGCTCCGGGACGGGTGGGCGCGGAATGGGTCGGGCATCTTGTCCAGCGCCACGGTCTGGCCGTGACCCAGCGCGGTATCGAGGTCGGGGTGCGGGTCGAGGTGCATAACGAGATCATGCAGGATCTATGCGCCATTATCTATGACCCGACCTTCTTTATCCGCACATCCAAGTACGACGATCTGACCCGGACTTTTTGCACCAACTACGGCGGTTTCATCGCCCAGGAAAACTACCAGGACTTCGTGTGCGTCAACGGCCACGCCTACATGGACAAAAAAAGCGAGAACACCAACTTCGCCTTTTTGTCCAAGGTGGTCTTGAACGATCCGGTCACCGACAATCAGGCTTACGGCGAGTCCATCGGCCGCTTGGCGACCCTTATCGGCGGGGGCAAGCCCATTTTGCAGCGTTTTGGGGATCTGAAGCGGGGTCGCCGGTCCACCTGGAACCGTATCCGCAACAGCTATATCGAGCCGACGCTTAAAAAAGTGGTTTGCGGCGACATTGCCATGGCCCTGCCCGAACGCATTCTGGCCAATCTGGTGGAAGGCCTGGAAAAGCTCAATCTGGTGGTGCCGGGCGTGGCCAACGATGAAACCCTGCTCTATGCGCCGGAAATCAAGTTTTTCGCCACCCAGGTCGAATGTGGCGAGAATTTGGAAACGGCCATCCGGGGTCTCTATGTCGCCGGCGACGGGCCGGGAGTGGCCGGGAATATCGTTTCGGCCGCGGCCACGGGGCTCATTCCAGCCAAGGATATTCTGGCCAAGAGGTAACGGACGGTCGCGTGGGCTCTGGCAACGCCTTGTCCCGGTTGGGGCAGGGCGTTTTTATTTCGGGGAATCCAGGATGAGCTGTTCGGCCTGTTCCGGGGTCACGGGTCGGGACAGGTAAAAGCCCTGGGCGCATTCGCAGCCCAGATCCTTGAGGATCGTGTATTGGGAACTGGTCTCGATGCCTTCGGCGATCACCGACAGGCCCAGGCTGTGGGCCAGGTTGATGATGGTGCGCACGATGACCCGGTTGGCGTGTTGGTCCAGGTCCGAGACAAAGCTGCGGTCGATTTTGAGAGTGTCGATGGGGAAGCGTTGCAGATAGCTCATGGACGAATACCCGGTGCCAAAGTCATCGACCAGGATGGCCAGGCCCAGTTCCTTCATGCGCCGCAGTTTTTGGACCGTGCTTTCGGGGTTGGTCATGACGTCGCTTTCCGTGATTTCCAGCTTGAGTCGGGCCGGATTGATGGCGTGCCGCTGGATGCTCTCGACCAGGCTGGGAACCAGGTCCGGGCTGGAAAACTGCCGCGCGGACAGGTTCACGGAAATGCTCAGTCCGTGCTCGGGAAAACGCATGGCCCAATCATTCAGGGTCTGGCAGGAGCGGTTCAGTATCCATTGCCCCAAGGGCAGGATGAGGCCGGTTTCCTCGGCCAGGGGGATGAATTCTCCAGGGGCGATCCAGGCCCCGTCCCTGGTCCTCCAGCGGATCAGGGCCTCGAAACCGGTCAGAACGGGATTGGTGTCCATGAAATAAATGGGTTGCAGGGCCAGGGAGAATTCATTGTCCTCGATGGCGTGGCGCAGCCGGGTTTCCATGTCCAGCTTCTTGATGGCCTTGTCCTGCATTTCCGGGGAATAGAAGCGGAGCTGGTCGAGCCCTTGTTCCTGGGCGTTGCGCAGGGCGATGTTGGCCCCTTGCAGATAGCTTTCGGGCGAGGGGTAGTCGGTGGGGCCAAAAACAGCGCCGAGGCTGGCGCTGATGTGCACGTTGTGGTCCTCGATGGTCAGGGTGCGGTTGAGCGCGTCCTTGAGCCGGGCCGCCTCGGTCATGCCAGCATCCTTGGTGGGGAGTTCTTCCAGGAGAATGACGAATTCGTCGTCCCCAAGACGCCCCACGGTGTCGATGGACGAAACCCCATCGCTCAGGATTCTGGCCACGGCATTGAGCAGGTGATCGCCGACGAGATGGCCGAGGGTGTCGTTGATGTCCTTGAAGCGGTCGATATCGACCAGAATGACCGCGAACAGATAATCCTCCCGGACCTGGGCGCGTTCCATGGCCTGCTTGATGCGGTCCAGGCACAGGGCCCGGTTGGGCAGATTGGTCAGGGAATCGTGGAAGGTGCGGTGCTGGAGGCGTTGCTCGGCGTCCTTGCGTCCGGTGATGTCCTCGAAGATGGCGGCCACCTGCCCTGGCTGGGGGCTGAAGGCGACCACGGAAAAGTGCTTGTCCAGGAAGTCGACGTGGGTGTCGAAGCGGACGGATTCGCGGCTCAGACCCGTGCGGCCGAGCATGTCGATCCAGAATGTTTCGGCGCGGCCGGAGATTTGGCGCAGGGTGCGGCCGATGATGTCGTGGGCCGGCAAATCGAAAAAGCTGGCAAAGGCCGGGTTGACATCCAGAAATTTGAGATCGCTGGGCCGGCCGGCCTCGTTGACGACGACTTCATGCAGGGCAAAGCCGTTGAGCATGGAGTTGAAAAGCAGCCGGTACTGCTGTTCGCTTTTTTGCAAGGCCTGCTGGGTGGTGTGTTTGTAGAGCGCGATCTCGATGGCCACGTGCAGGTCGCGGGTCTTGGCCGGCTTGATGATGTAGCCGAAGGCCTCGGTGATCTTGGCCCGGTTCAGGGTTTCCTCGTCGTCGTGGCCGGTCAGGAAAATAATGGGGATTTGCGTGGTTTTAAGGATGTTTTGGGCGGCTTCGATGCCGTCCATGGGGCCGTCCAGAAATATGTCCATGAGGATCAGCGCGGGAGGCTGCCGCAAGGCCGTGGCCACGGCCTTTTCGCCAGAGGGGACAATGTCCTGGACGCGATACCCGAGTTTTTGGAGCCGCTGCTGCATGTCGAAGGCAACGATGACGTTGTCCTCGACCAGGAGGATGGAAGGTTGGGCGGGGGAGTTCAGCGGTGAAATCATTGCACGATCCTTGTCAGCATGGACGATGTTATCGTCCGGACCTATGCCTTGTCCTCAATGGGGAGACAAGTAATTTTTGGAGTATTGGCGAGATCCGTCGCCTCGCGGATGGTCCGCGTCCGTGGTCGCGGGTGCCCCCGGAGCTGGCGTGGATATTGACAATAGGGTTCTTTTCGGAATATCCGTTTCGCCGTTCAAATGATTAGTTCGCTCAGCGAAACGGTTGATTCGCGGGCGGAGCACCGTCTTCAATGGCCGACATTTTCACGCGGGCACGGCATGGCAGGAAAGGACAATACTTCTGAAACATTGGCCAAGGGCCTGTGGATCCTCGATATTTTCGGCGATGACGACGTCGGCTTCACCTTGTCCCAAATTTCCCGCCGGACCAGCATCAACAAAACCTCCGTTTATCGCTACGTCAATACCTTTTGCGACCTGGGCTTTTTGAAGCGCGACGACCGTACCGGGCTGTATCGCCTGGGGGTGCGCATGCTGGCCTTGGCCCATGCCATGCTCGAAAAGAGCGAGCTGGAGCGGGCCGTCAAAATTCAGGTCGACACCGCCCACGAGCGCCACGGCGTGCATGTCGATGTCGGCCTGCTGTCCGGCGATTCCCTGTACCTCATCTATCGCCGTGAATCCCAGGACACCAAGGCCTTCCGATCGTTCAGCTACGGGTCCGACCCTTATTACCTAGCCGCGGGCAAGGCCGCCCTGGCCTTCATGGACCACGCGGAACTGGAGGCCCTGGTCGGGCGCCTGGACCTGACCCCCAAGACGGAGCGGACCATTGTTTCCCGGCAAGCGCTGTTGGATGATTTGCGTGAAGCCGCCGATCGGGGATATGCCCGGAATCGCGAGGAGTTCGTGCCTGGCCTGATCGCCATTGGCGCTCCGCTGTTCAGTCTGCGCACGGGCAAGGTGGTGGGTGGAGTCAGCTTTGATTCGTCCACGGATCGCCATTCCATGGAGGAATTCGAGGCACTTTTCGCCGGCTCCCTGGTGGAATTGGCCAAGAAAATTTCAGCGGTGGTTTCCTGGTAATGCCGGGGAAAGGCACCGCGCGACCGAACGCGGTTTTGGATCGGGAAAAAGCCGGCTGTGCCGGCTTTTCATACAAGGCTTCGGGATGGGCCCGCGGCCGACACGGCAGCCGGGGATGCGCCTTGGCGTCATCACCGGATCAATGTTCATCGAGGAGGAGTTTTTGATGAAACGATGTGTAGTCCTGTGCATGGTTCTGGCCATGGTTTGCGGGTTTGCCGGCATGTCCCTGGCGGCCGACGACACCGTCCGCATCGGCGTGTTCCTGCCCTTGACCGGTCAGAACGCCTTTGGTGGCCAGCTGGAATTGGAAGGCGTGCAGATGGCCCACAAGGAAATGGGCGAGATCCTGGGCAAGAAGGTCGAGTTGTTCGTGGTGGACAACAAGTCCGACAAGGTCGAGGCGGCCAACGCGGTCAAGCGCCTGATCGAAAAGGAAAAAGTCCAGGCCATCATCGGCACCTACGGCTCCTCCCTGGCCATGGCCGGCGGCGAGGTGGCTGAAAAGGCCGGCGTGCCCCAGGTTGGCACCAGCTGCACCAACCCCCTGGTCACCCAGGGCAAGAAGTACATCTTCCGCGTGTGCTTCATCGATCCCTTCCAGGGCGCTGGCGCGGCCACCTATGCCTTCCGGGATCTGGGTCTGAAAAAGGCCGCCTTGTTGATCGACGTCGCCAATGACTATTCCGTTGGCCTGGCCAGCTTCTTCAAGAGATCCTTCGCCAAGATGGGCGGCGAAGTGGTGGCCACCCTGAATTATCAGTCCGGCGACCAGGATTTCACGGCCCAGCTGCAGGAAATCATCAGCAAGAAGCCCGACGTCATGTTCATTCCCTCCTACTTCGCCGAAGGCGCCATCATCATGAAGCAGGCCAAGGAATTGGGCGCGACCTTCAAGATCATGGGCGGCGATGCCATGGACAACCCGGAAATCACCGCCATCGGCGGCAACGCCGTGGAAGGCTTCATGCACACCACCTTCCCCTATGATCCGTCCATGCCCGACATGAACCCCGTGGCCGCCAAGTTCACCGCCGAATGGGGAAAGACCAACCCGGACAAGGACCCCAACGTCAACGCCGCCCTGGGCTATGACGCGTACATGATCATCATGGACGCCATCACGCGCGCCGGCAAGGCCGACGCCCAGTCCATCGCCGACGCCCTGGCCGCCACCAAGGGTTTCGTTGGCGTGACCGGAACCACGACCATCAACGACACTCATGACGCGGAAAAGCCCGTTGGCTTGGTCATGATCAAGGACGGCAAGAAGACCTACGTCGGCAGCATCACGCCCGAACTCTAATTCCGTATCACGTCCATCAACGCGAGGGCGGCGGGCCATCCCGCCGCCCGCTTCGGACAAGGATTTCTCATGAACCTGGCGACTTTCATCCAGCATTTTCTGAATAGTCTGACCCTGGGCAGCCTCTACGCGCTCATCGCCATTGGCTATACCATGGTCTACGGCATTCTGCGCCTGATCAATTTCGCGCACAGCGAGATTTTCATGCTCGGAGCCTATTTTGTCTTCTGGGGCATTACCCTTTTTCATCTGCCCTGGGGCGTGGCCATGATCGCGTCCATCGTCGTGGTGGCCGGCATCGGCGTGCTGGTGGACCGGATCGCCTACCGCCCCCTGCGCGACGCGCCCCGTATTTCGGCCCTGATCAGCGCCATCGGCGTGTCCTTTTTTCTGCAGAACGTGGCCATCGTGTTTTTCCAGGCCATCCCCCGGGAGGTCTACCGGCCCGAATGGCTGGAGAATCCCATGCTCTGGGGTGACGTGCGCGTCCTGCCCCTGACCCTGTTC is drawn from Deltaproteobacteria bacterium and contains these coding sequences:
- a CDS encoding EAL domain-containing protein; this encodes MISPLNSPAQPSILLVEDNVIVAFDMQQRLQKLGYRVQDIVPSGEKAVATALRQPPALILMDIFLDGPMDGIEAAQNILKTTQIPIIFLTGHDDEETLNRAKITEAFGYIIKPAKTRDLHVAIEIALYKHTTQQALQKSEQQYRLLFNSMLNGFALHEVVVNEAGRPSDLKFLDVNPAFASFFDLPAHDIIGRTLRQISGRAETFWIDMLGRTGLSRESVRFDTHVDFLDKHFSVVAFSPQPGQVAAIFEDITGRKDAEQRLQHRTFHDSLTNLPNRALCLDRIKQAMERAQVREDYLFAVILVDIDRFKDINDTLGHLVGDHLLNAVARILSDGVSSIDTVGRLGDDEFVILLEELPTKDAGMTEAARLKDALNRTLTIEDHNVHISASLGAVFGPTDYPSPESYLQGANIALRNAQEQGLDQLRFYSPEMQDKAIKKLDMETRLRHAIEDNEFSLALQPIYFMDTNPVLTGFEALIRWRTRDGAWIAPGEFIPLAEETGLILPLGQWILNRSCQTLNDWAMRFPEHGLSISVNLSARQFSSPDLVPSLVESIQRHAINPARLKLEITESDVMTNPESTVQKLRRMKELGLAILVDDFGTGYSSMSYLQRFPIDTLKIDRSFVSDLDQHANRVIVRTIINLAHSLGLSVIAEGIETSSQYTILKDLGCECAQGFYLSRPVTPEQAEQLILDSPK
- a CDS encoding IclR family transcriptional regulator, translated to MAGKDNTSETLAKGLWILDIFGDDDVGFTLSQISRRTSINKTSVYRYVNTFCDLGFLKRDDRTGLYRLGVRMLALAHAMLEKSELERAVKIQVDTAHERHGVHVDVGLLSGDSLYLIYRRESQDTKAFRSFSYGSDPYYLAAGKAALAFMDHAELEALVGRLDLTPKTERTIVSRQALLDDLREAADRGYARNREEFVPGLIAIGAPLFSLRTGKVVGGVSFDSSTDRHSMEEFEALFAGSLVELAKKISAVVSW
- a CDS encoding FAD-dependent oxidoreductase, with amino-acid sequence MSRKTYDVIIVGGGPAGLFAAYHLTEHAALDVLVIEKGRSPKARNCPLVGEQDCIHCKPCNILSGMGGAGLFSDGKLNFIHKLGKTDLTQFMSAGRAMKLIDETEAIFNRFGMDGKVYPTNIEEARSIRKEARKFGIDLLVIKQKHLGSDNLPGHITGMVEYIESKGVTVATNEEVQDVLVENGEIQGVVSAKGKYYAKNVILAPGRVGAEWVGHLVQRHGLAVTQRGIEVGVRVEVHNEIMQDLCAIIYDPTFFIRTSKYDDLTRTFCTNYGGFIAQENYQDFVCVNGHAYMDKKSENTNFAFLSKVVLNDPVTDNQAYGESIGRLATLIGGGKPILQRFGDLKRGRRSTWNRIRNSYIEPTLKKVVCGDIAMALPERILANLVEGLEKLNLVVPGVANDETLLYAPEIKFFATQVECGENLETAIRGLYVAGDGPGVAGNIVSAAATGLIPAKDILAKR
- the typA gene encoding translational GTPase TypA; the protein is MQKNDLIRNIAIIAHVDHGKTTLVDAMFRQSGVFRDNQAMDDRVMDSMDLERERGITIAAKNCSVRWKDVKINIVDTPGHADFGGEVERALSMVDGAVLLVDSSEGPLPQTRFVLKKALDAGLPILVVVNKIDRADARPQEVLDEVYDLFIDLGADEEQLEFPVLYAIGRDGVASPSLDERGENLSCLFDLILERIPGPSFDPAASFQMLVSDLGYSDYLGRLLIGKVKAGRLAEKTDLLCMGENETQTVFRPSKVQAYEGLQLKDQQSVDMGDIVVVAGLENANIGDTICLKESPVRLPRITVDEPTVSMRFTINTSPFAGREGKIVQSRKIKDRLFKEALTNVAIQVEESEDRDSMIVKGRGEFQLAIIIETMRREGFELGVGRPEVICKQKDGKLLEPLEHVYVDCDEAFMGVVTEKLSVRRGKLLNLVNNGSGRVRMEFSVPSRALIGYRDEFLTDTKGTGIMNSLFDGYGEYRGDFPSRFSGSLVCDRAGQAVPYAIFNLEPRGRMFVRPGDAVYEGMIIGEHNRDNDIDINPTKEKKLTNLRASGKDESIILTPVLPMTLEKALNFIRDDEMVEVTPQNIRLRKVELSAQKRHSMVARKKKVEGK
- a CDS encoding lysylphosphatidylglycerol synthetase family protein, whose protein sequence is MKTSWRPLGTLLVLALTCGAIWLLIREISHYSLADIQTSLARIPRPCLAASLGLMILNYLILVGYDGLALKAIRKPLP
- a CDS encoding ABC transporter substrate-binding protein; translation: MKRCVVLCMVLAMVCGFAGMSLAADDTVRIGVFLPLTGQNAFGGQLELEGVQMAHKEMGEILGKKVELFVVDNKSDKVEAANAVKRLIEKEKVQAIIGTYGSSLAMAGGEVAEKAGVPQVGTSCTNPLVTQGKKYIFRVCFIDPFQGAGAATYAFRDLGLKKAALLIDVANDYSVGLASFFKRSFAKMGGEVVATLNYQSGDQDFTAQLQEIISKKPDVMFIPSYFAEGAIIMKQAKELGATFKIMGGDAMDNPEITAIGGNAVEGFMHTTFPYDPSMPDMNPVAAKFTAEWGKTNPDKDPNVNAALGYDAYMIIMDAITRAGKADAQSIADALAATKGFVGVTGTTTINDTHDAEKPVGLVMIKDGKKTYVGSITPEL
- a CDS encoding adenylate kinase; protein product: MNILIFGPNGSGKGTQGSLVKQKYNLDHIESGAIFRKHIGGGTELGKKAKEYIDRGELVPDDITIPMVLDVLKNASPNGWLLDGFPRSIVQAQKLWEALQADGVKLDFVIEILLPRQVAKNRIMGRRLCKNDNNHPNNIFIDAIKPNGDKCRVCGGELSARADDQDEAAIDKRHDIYYDTTTGTLAASYYYKNMAKDAGFKYIELDGEGAINDIKDTLLAQLS
- a CDS encoding solute-binding protein, which codes for MTLHIGRIDYLNIWHVFHLLESFCPEGPAFHYIPGHPSDLNAALADGTLDISPSSAFEYLARAEHYSLLPGASICAHEEVQSVLFLSPVDIDELPAWLAANPGPVCVTGASATSTALLKVLWSQKWSLPAPEWKEVPPGAGLATGRPFLEIGNLALRHFVHPPQGMHVIDLAREWRSWTDLPFVFAVWIVRRHLAPESRQLVDRLRGHIAAITATLDQEFDRLSLLPHRPDWLTQPDLLRYWRAMDYGLDARERAALALFAECCTRQGLLPGAPGLRWFSI